In Candidatus Babeliales bacterium, the DNA window CCATGGATTTTATAAATAAAAAAATTGGTATTTGGGGCTTTGGCGTTGTCGGACAATCTCTTGCTCGCTTTTTAGTTCAATATACTGATCAAATTTCAGTAATAGAAAAAAGGCCTTTGGAAAATCAAGAAATTGAGTTCTTGAAAAATCGAAATATTGCATTTCATTCTCAGGATAAATTACCTAATTTTATACATGAAAATGAATATATTTTCGTAAGTCCAGGTATAGATAGCCAAAAATATGAACTGTTAAAACCTAAAATTATTGCCGAACTCGATTTATTCCAATATTTTTTTAAAAAACCGATAATTGCGGTAACTGGATCTATTGGTAAAACTACTGTTACCTCTCTTTTGGCACATATATTAGAACAAAAAGGTTTTCGTGTTGCGCTTGGGGGCAATATTGGTGTGGGATTATGTGATCTTATAGAAAAACAGCATGAAATTGATTATGCGGTAATTGAAGTATCGAGTTTTCAACTTGAATTTTGCAGAAATTTTGCGCCGGATTTAGTGTTATGGACTAATTTTTTCCCCAATCATTTAGATCGTCATGGTTCAATTCAAAATTATTTTAATGCCAAACTAAATATTCTTAAATATCAATTGCCTCATCAAAAAGCATTAATACCAATAAATATGTATGCTCAATTGCCAGATTTTGTAAAATCATCAATTTCTTGTTTAACTGATAATAGAAATTCTTTAGAGTCTACTGTGCCAGTGTTTTGGTTAAAAGATAACAAGCTTTATGAAAAACAAAATAATCATACAAAATGCATAGCCCATTTTGAAAATATGCCTGATATTTATCCTTATAATTGGCTATGTATAAATGCCGCATTATCTGAGCTTGGTATTTCTTTACCAACAAATTATATCGCAACCCAAAGCTTCGCTCATCGCATGGAAAAAGTAAGTATTATTAATAACACTATATTTTATAATGATTCAAAATCGACGCTTCCAGAAGCAACTATTGCAGCAATAAAACGTTTTGATCAAAAAAAAATTTTATTATTTTTAGGAGGCATTAGCAAAGGAATTGATCGTACTTATATGTTTGCGCAATTGCAAAACAAGGCATCGTATATACTTTGTTTTGGTAAAGAAGCAGAATATTTATATACACAATGTAAAGCATTTGATATACCAGGATCAAAGCATCAGACATTGGAAGAAGCTTTTCAGGCGAGTATAAAAATAGCGCGGACTTATGATATTGTGCTTTTTTCACCTTCTGGTGCAAGCTATGATCTTTTTTCTAATTATGAAGAACGAGGAAATATTTTTAAAAAACTGGTATTTAATTTACAAAAAAACTAAACATAATCGAATGCGTTATCAGACATATTTTATTAATTTTTTTAAGGATTTTTATGAAAAAATTTATACTTTATTTATTTTTATCTTTATCAACATTTAATCTTTTTCCCATGATTACACAAAATGAATGCGCTATCTGTCTGAATACAATGGAAAATCCTGAAATAACACTTGCCTGTCATGAAACACATAGTTTTCATTTTGATTGCATTCAGAAATGGAAAAAAGTTAAACCAATATGCCCCTTGTGTAAAAAAAATATTTTATCAGAAAGTGGGTCGTGGCTTATTAATAAAAAACTTTCTACAAAAAATTTTATTGAGAATGAAAATGAAGATATATTAAATAATATGTTTTCTTTCGGATTTATGCTGTTTACATGCCAAGGGCTATTGGAAGCTTTTGAATGATAAAAAACCTTTGGTTTATTGCCTGGAATCGGATGATCCACTTGTAAATAACCGCTATTCTGGTATATTTATTCTACTACGCCAGAAAACCTATGTTTTTTAAACTGGGGATAAATGACGAAGAATCCTTCGAAAAAACAGGTCAAAGCAGGGTTGGCTTCGAAGAATTTCGCGCGATATAACGGCTAAAAACCGTTGAACACTTCATTAAGCAACTTTAATTTACCACAAAAAACAGGTTCTCATGAAATACAAAATTTTTGGTTTTTCTGTATGTATTTTAATACATTACGGACTTAATGCTTTAATTTGGGTCCAACCTGAAAGCAAACCAACTTCATACTTATTTGCGCCTGGCATTCATTCAAGTGAAAAACAGGTTTCTAAGTATTGCTTTGAATATTATTCTTCAACAAATCAAATAATATATACCGATAATGATTTTGAGGTTATTGGTTCTGCCGTGACCGCAATCAATTTTCCTGAAATTATCATTAATGCTCCTACTAATTTTGAAAAATCAAAACAATTTATAGGAAAAATATATAATCATATTGCACAATGGCGTAACGCAAAAAATGATGCGCATAACAATGTAATTGCACTTGATACACCAGAAACCGTTACTGATATTCTTAAAGCACCTATTGATTATACAGGTATTAATTTTGGTCAAGAAAAAGATATTCAAGCATTATCTGCTGCATATGACCAACATATCTCTATTTATCCGGATACAGATATTGTCCTGTATGGTGTTTCTCGAGGAGCCGCAACGAGCTTCAATTTTTTAGCCACTGAATATCACAATAAAAAAATTAAAAATATTAAAGCGGTTATTCTTGAAGGTTGTTTTGATTCCATTGAAAATATCTTAAAACAAAAGTTTCCAATATTATTTAAATTTGCTCAGATAACAGACAATTTTAAAAAAATCTTTTCTTGGATTTACCCAAATCATCAGCTAAATGGCATTGTACCAATTAATCTAATTAATACGTTTCCGACCGATATCCCGGTATTATTTATTACATCTAAAAAAGATACGGTTGTTCCTGCTGTTTGTACGTGGAATGTTTATAACACCCTTAAAAATAATGGATTTACCAATATTTTTATACATGAATTACAGCATTCTTCACATCCTGGTTATACTATTGATAATGAATCTGATATATGCGAATATCAAACTATTGTTCATGCTTTTTATAAACAACATAATCTTAATTATAATTCTGAATTTGCTGATGGCGGAAATATCTTTTTACCAGCTAATTAAATCAATTAAAGTATACAATTGACAAAGACATGCTCTTCAACCTACGGTAATAATATATTTATAAAAGGGTATGTTGAAAAAAATAAAACATGATTAATAAAAACCATCTTCGTACTGATTTACACATTTTTCTAAGCGCAATCAGTATATTGATTATCGTTGGCATTATTTTTATTTACTCATCAAGCTCGGTATATGCTTTGGAAAAACTAGGTTCTAGTAATTATTTTGTAAAAAAACAATTAATTGGTTTAAGTCTAGGATTTATTGGATTACTCATTTGCAGCCTTATCCCATTACCAATTATACAAAAACTAAGCCCTTATCTATTTCTTTTATCTCTTAGCCTGACTTTTTTAACCTTAATATCTATCTTTGGCCGTACTATTCATGGTTCAAGTCGCTGGCTTGGATTCGGGCCATTTATTTTTCAGCCAAGTGAACTACTGAAATTAACTTCGATTCTTTATTTATCATATTTTTTAAGCAAAAAACAAAAAGTATTAGGATCATTTAGTAATGGGTATATTCCCTTTTTTTTTATTAT includes these proteins:
- the murD gene encoding UDP-N-acetylmuramoyl-L-alanine--D-glutamate ligase translates to MDFINKKIGIWGFGVVGQSLARFLVQYTDQISVIEKRPLENQEIEFLKNRNIAFHSQDKLPNFIHENEYIFVSPGIDSQKYELLKPKIIAELDLFQYFFKKPIIAVTGSIGKTTVTSLLAHILEQKGFRVALGGNIGVGLCDLIEKQHEIDYAVIEVSSFQLEFCRNFAPDLVLWTNFFPNHLDRHGSIQNYFNAKLNILKYQLPHQKALIPINMYAQLPDFVKSSISCLTDNRNSLESTVPVFWLKDNKLYEKQNNHTKCIAHFENMPDIYPYNWLCINAALSELGISLPTNYIATQSFAHRMEKVSIINNTIFYNDSKSTLPEATIAAIKRFDQKKILLFLGGISKGIDRTYMFAQLQNKASYILCFGKEAEYLYTQCKAFDIPGSKHQTLEEAFQASIKIARTYDIVLFSPSGASYDLFSNYEERGNIFKKLVFNLQKN
- a CDS encoding RING finger domain-containing protein, with the translated sequence MKKFILYLFLSLSTFNLFPMITQNECAICLNTMENPEITLACHETHSFHFDCIQKWKKVKPICPLCKKNILSESGSWLINKKLSTKNFIENENEDILNNMFSFGFMLFTCQGLLEAFE